One segment of Cystobacter fuscus DSM 2262 DNA contains the following:
- a CDS encoding GTP-binding protein: MSAETQVQGRTDVQGFLAEHAEKELLRLAVVGSVDDGKSTLIGRLLYECNGLFEDQVAAVKRASAGGEIDFSLFTDGLRAEREQGITIDVAYRYFSTKRRKVIVADTPGHLQYTRNMATGASTADAAVILVDARLGILPQTRRHAYIASLLGIPYLAVAINKMDLMDFDPAVFQRLATEFEAFSRTLGFEQVRFFPISARTGDNITQPSARTPWHDGETLLGWLETLPHERRQEDAAFRFPVQYVLRPDLDYRGFAGQIVSGKVRLGDEVVVYPSRRRTHIASIDTFEGRLEEASAPASVTLRLTDEVDISRGDQIAHAEQPPRVLQDMEAMLVWFGEERLDTSRRYLVKHTSKYVPAHIEQVLWRKELEDLSEQPAPTLGLNDIAKVRLVCKRPVVCDPYRDNRRTGAFIVVDPLTNDTVAAGMILGGAGGQGADETRSLVSASERRERLGQSGAVLLLTGTPEVRDAALRLERALFDQGRHTATVRGDAENALALAEAGLLAILYTPVPQARLGLREQLRGAGVPWLELEPSEDVDTQVKRVLDAQEKTP; this comes from the coding sequence GCCGGCTGCTCTACGAGTGCAACGGGCTCTTCGAGGATCAGGTGGCGGCGGTGAAGCGCGCGAGCGCGGGCGGGGAGATCGACTTCTCGCTCTTCACCGACGGGCTGCGCGCCGAGCGCGAGCAGGGCATCACCATCGACGTGGCCTACCGCTACTTCTCCACGAAGCGGCGCAAGGTGATCGTCGCGGACACGCCGGGACACCTCCAGTACACGCGCAACATGGCCACCGGGGCCTCCACGGCCGACGCGGCCGTCATCCTGGTGGACGCGCGCCTGGGCATCCTCCCGCAGACGCGGCGGCACGCGTACATCGCCTCGCTGCTGGGCATCCCCTACCTGGCGGTGGCCATCAACAAGATGGACCTGATGGACTTCGACCCGGCGGTGTTCCAGCGCCTGGCCACGGAGTTCGAGGCCTTCTCCCGCACGCTCGGCTTCGAGCAGGTGCGCTTCTTCCCCATCAGCGCGCGCACGGGCGACAACATCACCCAGCCGAGCGCCCGCACCCCCTGGCACGACGGCGAGACACTGCTCGGGTGGCTGGAGACGCTGCCGCACGAGCGTCGGCAGGAGGACGCGGCCTTCCGCTTCCCCGTGCAGTACGTGCTGCGGCCGGACCTGGACTACCGCGGCTTCGCCGGGCAGATCGTCTCCGGCAAGGTGCGCCTGGGGGACGAGGTCGTCGTGTATCCCTCCCGGAGGCGCACGCACATCGCGTCCATCGACACCTTCGAGGGCCGCCTGGAGGAGGCCAGCGCGCCCGCCTCGGTGACGCTGCGCCTGACGGACGAGGTGGACATCAGCCGGGGAGACCAGATCGCCCATGCCGAACAGCCGCCGCGGGTGCTCCAGGACATGGAGGCCATGCTGGTCTGGTTCGGCGAGGAGCGTCTGGACACCTCGCGCCGCTACCTCGTGAAGCACACCTCCAAGTACGTCCCCGCCCACATCGAGCAGGTGCTCTGGCGCAAGGAGCTGGAGGACCTGTCCGAGCAGCCCGCCCCCACGCTCGGGCTCAATGACATCGCCAAGGTGCGGCTCGTCTGCAAGCGGCCGGTGGTGTGCGATCCCTACCGGGACAACCGCCGCACCGGGGCCTTCATCGTCGTGGATCCGCTCACCAACGACACCGTCGCCGCGGGGATGATCCTCGGCGGCGCGGGCGGGCAGGGCGCCGACGAGACGCGCTCCCTCGTCTCCGCCAGCGAGCGGCGCGAGCGCCTGGGTCAGTCCGGAGCGGTCCTCCTGCTCACGGGAACCCCCGAGGTGCGTGACGCCGCGCTCCGCCTGGAGCGGGCCCTCTTCGATCAGGGCCGGCACACCGCCACCGTGCGCGGCGACGCGGAGAACGCCCTCGCGCTGGCCGAGGCGGGTCTGCTCGCCATCCTCTACACCCCGGTTCCCCAGGCGCGTCTGGGCTTGAGGGAACAGCTTCGTGGCGCCGGCGTCCCCTGGCTCGAGTTGGAGCCCTCGGAGGACGTGGACACACAGGTCAAGCGCGTGCTCGACGCGCAGGAGAAGACGCCTTGA